Proteins encoded together in one Triticum dicoccoides isolate Atlit2015 ecotype Zavitan chromosome 7B, WEW_v2.0, whole genome shotgun sequence window:
- the LOC119341174 gene encoding probable calcium-binding protein CML7: MAGKELSEEQVASMREAFSLFDTDGDGRIAPSELGVLMRSLGGNPTQAQLRDITAQEKLTAPFDFKRFLELMRAHLRPEPFDRPLRDAFRVLDKDASGTVSVADLRHVLTSIGEKLEPHEFDEWIREVDVAADGTIRYDDFIRRIVAK, from the coding sequence ATGGCCGGCAAGGAGCTGAGCGAGGAGCAGGTTGCCTCGATGCGGGAGGCCTTCTCCCTCTTCGACACTGACGGCGACGGCCGCATCGCCCCCTCGGAGCTCGGCGTCCTCATGCGCTCCCTGGGTGGGAACCCGACGCAGGCGCAGCTCCGCGACATCACCGCCCAGGAGAAGCTCACGGCGCCCTTCGACTTCAAGCGGTTCCTCGAACTCATGCGCGCCCACCTCCGCCCGGAGCCCTTCGACCGCCCGCTCCGCGACGCCTTCCGCGTCCTCGACAAGGACGCGTCGGGCACCGTCTCCGTCGCGGACCTCCGCCACGTCCTCACCTCCATCGGGGAGAAGCTCGAGCCCCACGAGTTCGACGAGTGGATCCGCGAGGTCGACGTCGCCGCGGACGGCACCATCCGCTACGACGACTTCATCCGCCGCATCGTCGCCAAGTAG
- the LOC119341173 gene encoding 40S ribosomal protein S13-1 — MGRMHSRGKGISSSALPYKRTPPSWVKTAVADVDELITKAAKKGQMPSQIGVLLRDQHGIPLVKSVTGSKILRILKAHGLAPEIPEDLYFLIKKAVAIRKHLERNRKDKDSKFRLILVESRIHRLARYYKRTKKLPPTWKYESTTASTLVA; from the exons ATGGGGCGCATGCACAGCCGCGG AAAGGGTATCTCGTCGTCGGCGCTGCCGTACAAGAGGACTCCCCCGAGCTGGGTCAAGACCGCCGTCGCtgat GTCGACGAGTTGATCACGAAGGCTGCGAAGAAGGGTCAGATGCCCTCGCAGATCGGTGTTCTGCTCCGTGACCAGCACGGTATCCCCCTTGTGAAGAGCGTTACCGGAAGCAAGATCCTCCGCATCCTCAAGGCTCATG GCCTGGCGCCGGAAATCCCAGAGGATCTGTACTTTTTGATTAAGAAGGCTGTGGCCATTAGGAAGCATCTTGAGAGGAACAGGAAGGACAAGGACTCCAAATTCAGGCTCATTCTTGTTGAGAGCAGGATCCACCGTCTTGCCCGTTACTACAAGCGCACCAAGAAGCTCCCGCCCACCTGGAAGTA CGAGTCTACCACTGCCAGCACTCTGGTGGCTTAG